Proteins from a single region of Bos javanicus breed banteng chromosome 25, ARS-OSU_banteng_1.0, whole genome shotgun sequence:
- the QPRT gene encoding nicotinate-nucleotide pyrophosphorylase [carboxylating]: MDPEGLAHLLPPATLAALADSWLREDCPGLNYVALVSGTAPSQAVLWAKSPGVLAGRPFFDAIFAQVNCQVSWFLPEGSKLVPVAKVAEVRGPAHCLLLGERVALNTLARCSGVASMAAAAVETTRGTGWAGHVAGTRKTTPGFRLVEKYGLLVGGAAAHRYDLGGLLMVKDNHVMAAGGVKKAVRAARRAADFALKVEVECSSLQEAVEAAEAGADLVLLDNFRPEELHPTAAALKAQFPSVSVEASGGVRLDNLPQFCGPHIDVISLGMLTQAAPALDFSLKLFAEGAIPVPHARRS; encoded by the exons gCCTGGCGCATCTGCTGCCTCCTGCCACTCTGGCCGCCCTGGCAGACAGCTGGCTCCGAGAGGACTGCCCAGGCCTCAACTACGTGGCCTTGGTCTCGGGGACAGCCCCCTCGCAGGCGGTGCTGTGGGCCAAGTCCCCAGGGGTGCTGGCAGGGAGGCCCTTCTTTGATGCCATCTTTGCCCAAGTCAACTGCCAGGTCTCCTGGTTTCTCCCTGAGGGATCAAAGCTGGTGCCTGTGGCCAAGGTGGCCGAGGTCCGGGGCCCTGCCCACTGCCTGCTGCTGGGGGAGCGGGTGGCCCTTAACACGCTGGCCCGCTGTAGCGGAGTTGCCAGCATGGCTGCCGCTGCGGTAGAGACCACCAGGGGGACCGGCTGGGCCGGACATGTGGCAGGCACGAGGAAGACTACACCAGGCTTCCGGCTGGTGGAGAAATACGGGCTCCTAGTGGGCGGGGCTGCCGCCCACCGCTACGACCTTGGCGGGCTGCTGATGGTGAAGGACAACCATGTCATGGCAGCCGGTGGTGTGAAAAAG GCGGTGCGGGCGGCGCGGCGGGCGGCCGACTTCGCCCTGAAGGTGGAGGTGGAGTGCAGCAGCCTGCAGGAGGCTGTGGAGGCGGCCGAGGCAGGAGCGGACCTCGTCTTGCTGGACAACTTCAGGCCTGAG GAGCTGCACCCCACGGCCGCCGCGCTGAAGGCCCAGTTCCCCAGTGTGAGTGTGGAGGCCAGCGGGGGCGTCAGGCTGGACAACCTCCCGCAGTTCTGTGGGCCCCACATCGATGTCATCTCTTTGGGGATGCTGACGCAGGCGGCCCCGGCCCTCGATTTCTCCCTCAAGCTGTTTGCTGAAGGGGCCATTCCAGTGCCCCACGCCCGCCGGTCCTAA